From a region of the Chloroflexota bacterium genome:
- a CDS encoding molybdopterin-dependent oxidoreductase: MINKAQHPNAKPQTASQPESCGLSRRDFLKVAATAAGGAFLGSLPHIQKALAQSSAGADYMLAKPDHQIYSICQQCNTQCGIKVKLLDGVAVKIDGNPFSPWNLVPHLPYDTSITDTAVIDAPLCPKGQAGLQTAYDPYRLVKVLKRAGKRGENKWVTIDFDQAVTEIVEGGKLFAGVPGEESRDVEGIRSLRALTDVKVMKAMNDAIKAIWAEKDVEKKKGLVEQFKVDFADYMDKMIDPDHPDFGPKNNQILYFWGRKKGGRSDISHRFFGSGLGTTNRLGHTTVCQGSLYFSGKSMSDQWDGQSGKFTGGAKAYWMGDTASADFVIFVGASPFEGNYGPTNRVPRITQRLAEGALKFAVIDPRLSKIAGKAWKWLPNKPGTEGAIALALIQWVIANERYDVKYLANANKGASKKAGEPTWCNAAWLVKMDVEKGKPTKFLHGSDLKLVEKKEEEKDGIKTFTWVASDGTVFNTDPFIVLDADGKPVMFDPNDEENPVVAGQLLVDNVALGEFTVKSGMQILFDSANKHTLEEWAEISGLKARDLETIAREFTSHGKNACVDIHRGVSQHTNGYYNVIAWYNLALLIGNFDWRGGQVWASTYDLSGAKAEGPFLLGKADPGALAPFGLSLIRHDVKYEDSTIYAGLPEDQHYPAKRNWYPLASDIYQEIIPSAGDAYPYPIKAAFIYMGSPVYSLPAGNEWIKILQDVNKIPLFVANDIIVGETSMYADYIFPDVTYLERWEFGGSHPNITFKVQGVRQPTIAPLTGTVTVYGQEMALQWEAFLLAMAEKLGLPDFGPNGLGEGVDFKHPDDLYLRMAANLAYGEKKEAEDAVPDASDEEIANFIEARKHLPKAVFDPERWKAISGDLWPKLVTALSRGGRFQAYEKGYPGDGVRPGSFDEPYIVPTGTKFGKLINMYLEKTAGVKHSGTGKSLPGIPTYIEPAMGFDGNPVDDGAEYDLHMITYREISSTKSRTPGNYWLRSLLPENFVLMNAADAEARGLKDGDAVKVSSASNQNGVWDFGNGDPQPIVGKVKTAQGMRPGVIAFALGFGHWAYGARDITIGDTTIKGDPKRVLGIHANAAMRTDPLITNTTLFDPVGGSAVFYDSKVKLTKV; encoded by the coding sequence ATGATTAATAAAGCCCAACACCCAAACGCAAAACCTCAAACTGCTTCCCAGCCCGAAAGCTGTGGCCTGTCGCGGCGCGACTTTCTCAAAGTGGCGGCCACTGCCGCCGGTGGGGCCTTTCTGGGTAGTCTGCCCCACATTCAAAAGGCGCTGGCCCAATCCTCTGCCGGGGCCGATTACATGCTGGCCAAGCCGGATCATCAGATATACTCGATCTGCCAGCAATGTAACACGCAATGCGGGATCAAGGTAAAGCTGTTGGACGGGGTCGCCGTCAAAATTGATGGCAACCCGTTCTCGCCGTGGAACCTGGTGCCGCACCTGCCTTACGACACTTCGATCACGGACACGGCTGTCATTGATGCGCCGCTGTGTCCCAAAGGCCAGGCAGGTTTGCAAACCGCCTACGATCCCTATCGGCTGGTCAAGGTTCTCAAGCGCGCCGGAAAGCGCGGCGAGAACAAGTGGGTGACGATTGACTTCGATCAGGCCGTCACCGAGATCGTCGAAGGCGGCAAGCTGTTTGCCGGCGTGCCCGGCGAAGAGAGCCGCGACGTGGAAGGCATACGAAGCCTGCGCGCGCTCACTGATGTCAAAGTGATGAAGGCCATGAATGACGCCATCAAGGCCATTTGGGCCGAGAAGGATGTCGAGAAGAAGAAGGGGCTGGTTGAGCAGTTCAAGGTGGATTTCGCCGATTATATGGACAAGATGATCGATCCCGACCATCCCGACTTTGGCCCGAAGAACAACCAGATTCTGTACTTCTGGGGCCGCAAGAAGGGCGGGCGCTCGGACATTTCACACCGATTCTTTGGCTCTGGCTTGGGCACAACTAACCGGCTCGGCCACACTACCGTCTGTCAGGGCAGTTTGTACTTTTCGGGCAAGTCCATGAGCGATCAGTGGGACGGCCAGAGTGGCAAGTTCACTGGCGGGGCCAAAGCCTACTGGATGGGCGACACTGCCAGCGCCGATTTTGTCATTTTTGTCGGCGCGTCGCCATTCGAGGGCAACTACGGCCCCACCAATCGCGTGCCGCGCATCACGCAACGCCTGGCCGAGGGCGCTCTCAAGTTTGCTGTGATCGATCCTCGTCTTTCGAAGATTGCGGGCAAGGCCTGGAAATGGTTGCCCAACAAGCCCGGAACCGAAGGCGCAATCGCTCTGGCCCTTATTCAGTGGGTGATCGCCAACGAGCGTTACGATGTCAAGTATCTCGCCAACGCCAACAAAGGCGCGTCCAAGAAGGCGGGCGAACCCACCTGGTGCAACGCCGCCTGGCTCGTCAAGATGGATGTGGAGAAAGGCAAGCCGACCAAATTCCTGCACGGCTCCGACTTGAAGCTGGTGGAGAAGAAGGAAGAAGAGAAGGATGGCATCAAGACCTTCACCTGGGTCGCGTCGGATGGAACCGTCTTCAACACCGATCCGTTCATCGTGTTGGATGCCGACGGCAAGCCGGTGATGTTTGACCCGAACGATGAGGAGAATCCTGTCGTTGCTGGTCAACTGCTGGTGGATAACGTCGCACTCGGCGAGTTTACGGTGAAGAGCGGTATGCAAATCCTCTTCGACTCGGCTAACAAGCACACCCTCGAGGAGTGGGCGGAGATTTCGGGTTTGAAGGCCAGAGACCTGGAGACGATTGCCAGGGAGTTCACCTCGCACGGCAAGAACGCTTGCGTGGACATTCACCGCGGAGTCTCACAGCACACCAACGGCTATTACAACGTTATTGCCTGGTACAACCTGGCCTTGCTCATCGGCAACTTCGACTGGCGTGGCGGGCAAGTGTGGGCCAGCACCTACGATCTCTCCGGCGCAAAAGCTGAAGGCCCATTCCTGCTTGGCAAGGCCGACCCCGGCGCTCTGGCTCCGTTTGGCCTCAGCCTGATTCGCCACGATGTGAAGTACGAAGACTCGACGATCTACGCCGGCCTGCCGGAAGACCAGCATTACCCGGCCAAACGCAACTGGTATCCGTTGGCCTCCGACATCTATCAGGAGATCATCCCCTCGGCCGGCGACGCCTATCCGTATCCGATCAAGGCCGCCTTCATTTACATGGGCTCACCCGTGTACTCGCTCCCGGCTGGCAACGAGTGGATCAAGATCCTGCAAGATGTGAACAAGATTCCGCTCTTCGTCGCCAATGACATCATTGTCGGCGAGACGAGCATGTACGCCGACTACATCTTCCCCGACGTGACGTATCTGGAACGTTGGGAGTTCGGCGGCTCGCACCCCAACATTACCTTCAAGGTTCAGGGCGTGCGCCAGCCCACCATTGCCCCGCTCACCGGCACGGTGACGGTTTATGGGCAGGAAATGGCTTTGCAATGGGAAGCTTTTTTGCTGGCGATGGCCGAGAAACTTGGGCTGCCCGACTTTGGCCCGAATGGCCTGGGCGAGGGCGTGGACTTCAAACACCCTGATGACTTGTATCTGCGAATGGCAGCCAACCTGGCCTACGGCGAAAAGAAAGAGGCCGAAGACGCCGTGCCTGATGCAAGTGATGAGGAGATTGCCAACTTCATTGAAGCCCGCAAGCACCTGCCCAAAGCCGTTTTCGATCCCGAAAGATGGAAGGCCATCAGCGGCGACCTGTGGCCGAAGCTGGTGACGGCGTTGAGTCGGGGTGGCCGGTTCCAGGCTTACGAAAAGGGTTACCCCGGCGACGGCGTTCGCCCCGGATCGTTTGACGAACCTTACATCGTCCCAACCGGCACCAAGTTCGGCAAGTTGATCAACATGTATCTCGAAAAGACGGCGGGCGTGAAGCACAGCGGCACCGGGAAGAGTCTGCCCGGTATTCCGACGTACATTGAGCCGGCTATGGGTTTCGACGGCAACCCGGTGGACGACGGGGCGGAGTACGACTTGCACATGATCACTTACCGCGAAATCTCGTCTACCAAGAGCCGCACGCCCGGCAACTACTGGCTCAGGTCGCTTCTGCCAGAGAACTTCGTGCTGATGAATGCGGCAGACGCCGAGGCGCGCGGTTTGAAGGATGGCGATGCGGTGAAAGTGTCGTCGGCTTCCAACCAAAATGGCGTGTGGGATTTTGGCAATGGCGATCCTCAACCCATCGTCGGCAAAGTGAAGACCGCCCAGGGCATGCGCCCCGGTGTCATCGCCTTTGCGTTGGGCTTCGGCCACTGGGCCTACGGCGCTCGTGACATCACCATCGGCGACACAACCATCAAAGGCGACCCGAAGCGTGTGCTGGGCATTCACGCCAACGCCGCCATGCGCACCGACCCGCTCATCACGAACACCACCCTGTTCGACCCGGTGGGCGGTAGTGCAGTGTTCTACGACAGCAAGGTGAAGCTGACAAAGGTATAA
- the hemW gene encoding radical SAM family heme chaperone HemW, which translates to MTISRTQNTSLYISIPFCQHLCSYCDLNAYAGLNHLMPAYTAALVKEIRQVGQGAIDDVHTLYFGGGTPSILPLESLAEIFAALRDSFSLTGDCEISLEANPDSVDAACLNGLRTLGVNRLSFGAQSAQANELALFGRTHTFEHVAEAMRLARQADFENISLDLIYGAPGQTMASWRDTLQKSIALNPDHFSIYALSLDFGTPLRAWVQRGLLSEPDSDLAADMYEWADEELERAGFEQYEISSWAKAVNSGQLSVNSGLPTVHCSLITDYKCRHNLQYWRNLPYLGLGAGAHGCFDGYRYSNVASPTAYVRRMEEGAPKPFPFSPSLAESIPIDARTEMDETMLTGLRLTQDGVGWETFQQRFGMKIEDVYAKEIGEMKERGLVEADTDRVKLTKGGRLVANWVFEKFV; encoded by the coding sequence ATGACTATCAGCCGCACTCAAAACACCAGCTTATATATTTCGATTCCCTTTTGCCAGCATCTTTGCTCTTATTGCGACCTCAACGCCTATGCCGGGCTGAACCACTTGATGCCGGCCTACACGGCAGCGTTGGTGAAAGAGATTCGGCAGGTCGGGCAGGGGGCGATTGACGACGTTCACACGTTATATTTCGGCGGCGGCACACCGTCCATTCTTCCGCTTGAGTCGCTGGCCGAGATATTTGCCGCCCTCCGCGACTCCTTCTCGTTGACTGGCGACTGCGAAATTTCCCTCGAAGCCAATCCCGACTCAGTGGACGCCGCCTGCTTAAATGGGTTGCGGACTCTGGGCGTCAACCGGCTGAGTTTTGGGGCGCAGTCGGCGCAGGCCAATGAGTTGGCATTGTTCGGGCGCACGCACACCTTTGAGCACGTGGCCGAAGCCATGCGGCTGGCACGACAGGCCGACTTTGAGAACATCAGCCTCGATCTGATTTACGGCGCGCCCGGCCAAACGATGGCAAGCTGGCGGGACACACTTCAAAAGTCTATCGCCCTCAACCCCGACCATTTTTCAATTTACGCCCTTTCGCTCGACTTTGGCACGCCTCTGCGGGCCTGGGTTCAGCGCGGCCTCCTGTCCGAGCCGGACTCCGACCTGGCCGCCGACATGTACGAATGGGCCGATGAAGAACTGGAACGAGCCGGGTTTGAACAATACGAAATCTCAAGCTGGGCAAAAGCAGTGAACAGTGGTCAGTTATCAGTGAACAGTGGACTGCCAACTGTTCATTGTTCACTGATAACTGATTACAAATGCAGGCACAACCTTCAATACTGGCGCAACCTTCCCTATCTCGGCCTAGGAGCCGGAGCGCACGGATGCTTTGATGGATACCGCTACTCAAACGTTGCTTCGCCCACAGCTTACGTCCGGCGAATGGAAGAAGGAGCGCCAAAGCCTTTTCCGTTTTCGCCCTCTCTGGCCGAGTCAATCCCAATTGACGCCAGGACTGAAATGGACGAGACGATGTTGACCGGTTTGCGGCTCACTCAGGATGGTGTGGGTTGGGAAACGTTTCAGCAAAGGTTCGGGATGAAGATTGAGGATGTTTATGCGAAGGAAATTGGGGAAATGAAGGAAAGAGGGCTGGTTGAGGCCGACACGGACCGGGTGAAGCTGACGAAGGGCGGGCGGCTGGTGGCGAATTGGGTGTTTGAGAAGTTTGTGTGA
- the nrfD gene encoding polysulfide reductase NrfD codes for MIKKALYGLGAVALLLGLWGFYTRLFVGERDVNYGSYVPWGLWVAMYLFFAGISTGAYMIATLDYLFEVQLFRGTGRFALWGALVTMPAALMTIGMDLGHMERIWKVYLQPNFFSLLAQMVWGYSIFLLLTALSLWFATRERRDSPMKVLMAVGLFLSVFLSGGVGALLGINANRAYWHIGLLPAQFPVFSLASGVAFMLIIVGWFGLGSETKRPQLLWVLSLLSVVLGLVKVYFLWVDFSQSLYSGIPDNVKAVQLVLFGPYAWAFWGLQIALGTIAPILVLVQPRLAKNGLWAGLMGVLILVGFAVARANIVFPALTVPELEGLITAFHGPHLNIDYFPSLLEWSVTLGVVGLATLAYILGLDRLPFLSVKTEVTK; via the coding sequence ATTATCAAGAAGGCGCTCTACGGCCTGGGTGCGGTTGCGCTGTTGCTCGGTCTGTGGGGCTTTTACACTCGCCTCTTCGTCGGCGAGCGCGACGTAAACTATGGCTCGTACGTGCCCTGGGGCCTGTGGGTGGCGATGTACCTGTTCTTCGCCGGCATTTCCACGGGCGCGTACATGATCGCCACACTCGACTATCTCTTTGAAGTGCAACTCTTCCGGGGCACAGGCCGGTTCGCGTTGTGGGGCGCTCTGGTTACCATGCCCGCCGCCCTGATGACGATTGGCATGGATCTGGGCCACATGGAGCGAATCTGGAAAGTGTATCTGCAACCCAATTTCTTCTCGCTATTGGCGCAGATGGTTTGGGGTTACTCCATATTTCTGCTGTTGACGGCCCTGTCGTTGTGGTTTGCCACTCGTGAACGGCGCGACTCGCCAATGAAGGTGCTGATGGCCGTCGGCTTGTTCCTGTCTGTCTTCCTCAGCGGCGGTGTGGGCGCTTTGCTCGGCATCAATGCCAACCGGGCTTACTGGCACATCGGCCTTCTGCCGGCGCAGTTCCCGGTCTTCTCGCTGGCCTCGGGCGTGGCGTTCATGCTCATCATCGTTGGCTGGTTCGGCCTGGGTAGCGAAACGAAGCGGCCACAATTACTGTGGGTGTTGAGTTTGCTCTCGGTGGTGCTGGGGCTGGTCAAGGTCTACTTTCTGTGGGTTGACTTTTCTCAGTCGCTATACAGCGGCATTCCCGACAACGTCAAAGCAGTTCAACTGGTGTTGTTTGGCCCCTATGCCTGGGCCTTCTGGGGGTTGCAAATTGCGCTCGGCACAATCGCGCCTATTCTGGTGCTGGTTCAGCCCAGGCTGGCGAAGAACGGCCTCTGGGCCGGGCTGATGGGTGTCCTCATCCTCGTCGGGTTTGCCGTTGCTCGCGCCAACATTGTTTTCCCGGCCCTGACCGTTCCTGAACTGGAAGGGCTGATCACGGCCTTTCACGGCCCACATCTCAATATTGATTACTTCCCGAGTCTGTTGGAATGGTCGGTCACGCTCGGTGTGGTTGGTCTGGCGACTCTGGCCTACATCCTGGGTCTGGATCGTCTGCCATTCCTTTCAGTGAAGACGGAGGTGACAAAATGA
- a CDS encoding polyprenyl synthetase family protein codes for MLTDFIAQFVPAIDAELRATLDFRLPPPDDYARMLYYHLGWIDEGQPPLVAGKRTRPTLTLLCAAAAGGDWQKALPFAAAVELIHNFSLVHDDIQDESQLRRGRATAWKLWGTPQAINAGDALFTYAHLAAQRARLRDLDPAIALEALQLLDTTCLHLTQGQHHDMAFETRGNITANDYLQMIEGKTASLIATAAECGALAAAQPPAARARYREFGRHLGLAFQIRDDILGIWGDSSITGKSAATDILTRKKTLPVLVGLDRNPGLRTAYRPESEGGAAVADIVAALEACGARAFSEEKEKRHADLALASLAAARPVGEAGQAIKELTLQLLGREN; via the coding sequence ATGTTGACTGACTTCATCGCCCAATTCGTGCCGGCCATTGACGCCGAACTGCGGGCCACGCTCGACTTTCGCCTGCCTCCGCCCGACGACTACGCCCGAATGTTGTACTACCACCTCGGCTGGATTGACGAAGGTCAGCCGCCTCTGGTAGCCGGCAAGCGCACGCGCCCCACACTCACTTTGCTCTGCGCCGCCGCCGCCGGCGGGGACTGGCAGAAAGCATTGCCCTTCGCCGCCGCCGTCGAACTGATCCACAACTTCTCGCTCGTCCACGACGACATCCAGGACGAGAGCCAGCTTCGCCGGGGCCGGGCCACCGCGTGGAAACTTTGGGGCACGCCCCAGGCCATCAACGCCGGCGACGCGCTTTTCACCTACGCCCACCTGGCCGCCCAGCGCGCCCGCCTGCGCGACCTCGACCCGGCCATTGCCCTCGAAGCCCTTCAACTGCTCGACACGACCTGCCTGCATTTGACTCAAGGTCAGCATCACGACATGGCCTTTGAAACACGGGGCAACATCACCGCCAACGATTATCTGCAAATGATCGAAGGCAAGACGGCCTCGCTCATCGCCACTGCCGCCGAGTGCGGCGCCCTGGCCGCCGCTCAGCCGCCAGCCGCGCGCGCGCGCTATCGTGAGTTCGGGCGGCATCTTGGCCTGGCCTTTCAAATTCGTGACGACATTCTAGGAATCTGGGGCGACAGTAGCATCACCGGCAAATCCGCCGCCACCGACATTTTGACGCGCAAGAAAACCCTGCCGGTGTTAGTGGGGCTGGATCGAAACCCCGGCCTGCGAACTGCCTATCGTCCCGAGTCGGAAGGTGGGGCCGCCGTGGCCGACATCGTGGCCGCCCTCGAAGCCTGCGGGGCGCGCGCCTTCAGCGAAGAAAAAGAAAAGCGCCACGCCGACCTGGCCCTGGCCAGCCTGGCCGCCGCCCGCCCGGTCGGCGAAGCGGGGCAGGCGATCAAAGAATTGACGCTCCAATTGTTAGGACGTGAGAATTGA
- a CDS encoding TraR/DksA C4-type zinc finger protein, with product MKSLSQLLEESAALHRHLCPRQVLGARIGMLAGDALGLDLPQTDKRLLTIVETDGCAADGISTVTNCWVGRRTLRVEDYGKVAATFIDTATGQAVRIIPQLEARTRARIYALEARNKWEAQLLGYQRMPAEELLSIQPVSLKVPVEQIVSRPGLRAVCEVCGEEIMNEREIVREGVTLCRACAGESYYLLAAELPHQHSLFNSTAAQLSKP from the coding sequence ATGAAATCCCTCTCTCAACTCCTCGAAGAGTCCGCCGCGCTTCACCGCCACCTTTGCCCCCGGCAAGTGCTGGGCGCGCGCATAGGAATGCTGGCTGGAGATGCGCTTGGCCTCGACCTGCCCCAAACCGACAAACGCTTGTTGACCATTGTCGAAACCGACGGTTGCGCCGCCGATGGTATCTCGACGGTCACCAATTGCTGGGTGGGGCGGCGGACTCTGCGGGTGGAAGACTACGGCAAAGTGGCCGCCACTTTTATAGACACTGCCACCGGTCAGGCCGTCCGCATCATTCCACAGCTTGAGGCGCGAACCCGCGCCCGCATTTACGCGCTCGAGGCCCGCAACAAGTGGGAAGCGCAACTTCTGGGCTATCAGCGAATGCCCGCCGAAGAACTGCTTTCGATCCAGCCGGTGTCGTTGAAAGTTCCGGTTGAACAGATCGTCAGCCGCCCCGGCTTGAGAGCAGTCTGTGAGGTTTGCGGCGAAGAGATTATGAACGAGCGTGAAATTGTCCGCGAGGGCGTGACTCTATGCCGGGCTTGCGCCGGAGAGAGTTATTACCTGCTGGCGGCTGAACTGCCTCATCAACACAGCCTGTTCAATTCAACCGCCGCGCAACTCAGCAAGCCTTGA